A stretch of DNA from Nitrospira sp. KM1:
CTACGTCAGGCAGTTGGGGCGAGTCCGCAGACGTGGTTATTGTTTCCCCACCAAACGCTTTATTGAGTCGAGGCAAAAAGCTCGCGTAGGCTTTCCAGCGGCCGACGGATTTGTTGTAGATCGGCTGACGGACTTGCCAGCGACTGGGGGTCTGAACAGCCCGGTTGTTTTGATGGAAATTCAGGCATGCTTCGTTCCAAGGTGCACCAAGAAAGTCGATCAGCCGCCGCGCCTGACCTTCCAAATCAGTCACAACATCCTCGTACTGCACATTGAGAATCGGTAGCGGCAGCACGGATTGCCAGTGCGCCATGAGCCGGCGCTCCTGGGAAATAAAGAATGCCAGATCGTCGAAGTCGGTGGCATAACGCTGGTCGTGATTGAAGTTTTCCATCCAAATCGAGAGGGCGTTATCCCGGCCGTCGCGCCGGCAGTGAATCACGCGAGCATTGGGAAAGAGCAGGGCGGTAAAGGCCAGATGAAAGTAATTGAGCGGCTGCTTGTCGCTGATGCGTGGGCAGTCCGGCGGGGCATGGCGGCGGAGGGCGCGCAGATACTCCTGGGCTAGCCCCCGGCTGGCCATCTCATCGTGTAAGACGGCGGCGGCTTGCCAGGGTGCCTTCTTGCCTCCGTCTATCGATTGCACGGCCAGGCGTGCAAGGTCGGGCAATTCTCCGGCTCCGTGCATGAACGGATGGGCGGAGAGAATCTGTTCAATGAGTGTCGTGCCTGATCTGGGAAGTCCGACAATAAACACCGGCTGGTCCGTGCCGATGCCGAACCGCCGTCGTTCGGAGAAAAAATCAGCCGCGTATGTTTGAATGATTCCGTCGATGCGCGCCTGCAGCGTTGCACGGTTCAACGGCCCCGCCTTCCTTCGGCGGGCCGCATTGGCGGCCAATCCCGCCTGTGCCGCTTCCGCATACAGGCTGCGACGATCGTAATACTTGGCGAGACCGTACCCTACAAGCGCTTTGGCGTCATCCGGCGTGTCGTTTTGTGCCAGCGCGCGGTGGGCATGGGCGATCCAGGACGTAGCCTCCGACTCGTCTTTCACCACGCGTAGATACTGTCCCAGCGCCAATCCGTGGCCCGGCTGCTGCTTGAGGACGTTGAGATAACAGGCCGGAGCCAACTCGGCGCGGCCCAAGTCTTCCATCGCGTGGCCGAGCCCACACCAGGCCTCAAGGTCATCCTGCCGCTGTGCCAGCGAACGCCGGAACAGCGCTTCCGCCTGATCCACTTGGCCGCAGTCGGAGAGTTCCTGCGCTAGTCGATTTCGGGCTCGTGGAGACTCTGCCTCATACCCGGCGGCCCGCTCGAAGCACCAGAGGGCCTCCTCCTGTTGACCGTCTTCGACTAAAAGGCTGCCTATCGCCAGATAAGTCTCGGCGCGTGCGGGCTCGATGGCGAGCGCCTGTTGCAGACAGGTCAAGGCCCGTTCCCGCTCACCGATGAATTTGAGCGTCACCCCCAAATTGTGCCAGCCGTCGGCATAGTCGGCGTTGAGACTCACAGCCTGACGGAAGCAGCGCACTGCGGCCGGCCAGTCGCGTGACAGGACCCACACGCGCCCGCGGTCGGACCAGGCGCGCGGATCGTTGGGCGCCAGCTCGGTAGCGTGATGCGCGGCCGCACGAGCTGCTTCGAGATCACCCTGCCGCGCTAGGATCTGTCCAAGATACCGTTGCGCGTCCGGATCATCCGGCGCTACGGCGAGCCAATCCTCACAAAGGCGCAGGGCAGAGGCCGCATCATCGGCATTCAATGCGGTATTGACAGATTCCAGTAGAGATGCTGGAGGAGGATGGCGGCGGGTCATCTTGTGGAATGGCATGCGTGCTATCGCATTCGACTATTTGACAGCGTCATACATACGGCAGTACATTGTCCGACAGGAGGAACACTATGGCATTAGTCCAAGTGTCGGCCAGATTAAACCCTCAGAAGTTGCGACGAGCCCAGAAAGTTCTCGGCGCGAAGACCACCAGCGAGACGATCCAAAGGGCTTTGGACTTGGTCACCGAAAAAGCCGAGCACGACGCGGTGATTCAACGCTATAGCGGTGTCGGAACGTCCCATGCGTTCGAAGACCGCTAGATTCGCCGTCCTCGACACGTCGGTGTACATCGACAACTTTCGGACCGGTCGCTTCACCTTTCGTCTTTTGCAATCTTCGTTCATTGCCCGGTGCTCCTCGGTAGTCCTGCACGAGCTACTGCGTGGCGCACGCACTCCACTGGAACGAAAGTTCGTGACGGAATTGAGCAGGCGCTGTCGAGTGCTTACGCCGACGGAACAACACTGGAACCAGGCGGCTGAGGTACTACGCCGCATGCGGCGCGCCGAGCACTATGAGGCCAACAAGATACGCGACCTGGCGTTTGACGTCTTGATCGCACTCTCCGCCAGAAGTATCGGCGCGGCCGTTGTGACCTCCAACCTGCACGATTTCCAGACCATACAGCGGTATGTCTCTTTTCACCTCATCTGTTGGGAATAACTTCCCCTCCTCCGCACTGAATACAAAGCTGGCGGATATTTTCATCATCCTGTCAAAACGTCATCCGCACCATGCCGATGACATGCCGCGGCGCGCCAAATTGGTTATAGGCACCGTAGCGGTTCGGTCCCTGAATATATCCCGCATCGAAGAGGTTGTTGAGGTTCAATTGCAAGGTCAACCATTTGAGCGGCGCGTAGATGGCAAAGAGGTCGGCCCGGGTATACCCCTCAAAGGTTTCGTCCCTTAACCCTGGGAAAGGAAGAGATGAGACTTGGCTCCGGTAATACACTACCGCACCGAACTTCAACCCTTTCGTCAAGAGCTCAGAGAGATCGTAGCTGCCGAAGGCGCTGACAGTATGGTGCGGGGTATTAAATGCATTTGCGCCAACCACTCCAGGAACGTTGCTCTTGGTGACTTCGCTGTCCAGATAGGTATAGGCAAGGTTGACTTGGAGCTCTGGAAGGAGCGCACCACGGACTTCAACCTCGAGGCCTTGATTGCGCTGGCTCTGGCCGCCGATGGAGATGCCTGAATTGGGAGGAAACGCCGGATCTGGAGTGGCGACGTTGTCTAACAACGTGCGGAACAGGGCGGCAGTCAGCATGATCCGCTTCCCCAGCGGCTCCCACTTGCTTCCGATCTCATATGTCTGGCCGGTCATGGGATCCAAGAGAGATCGGTTCGCCGTGATCGCGAAGTTCGGCTGGAGACTCTCTCCGTAGGCGGCATAAACATTCAGCCCCTCGATGAGCCGCTGGGACAGGCCGATCTGCGGCGTGAGCCGGCTTGTATTCAGACCGATATCGTTTCCTCCGACGCCGAAGAATGAAGCGTTGACTTGCTGACCGATCCAATTCCCGCGCAGGGCCACCATCAGCGTCGTGCCCGCAAAAGGTCTGAGAAGACCCTGCACGAAGGCGCCGGTTTGCTGGAATCGATGATCACTTGCGAAATCGGGCGGGGGGCCGGTGAATCCAGATGGAAACGGGACATTCACAACGGGATTGGCAATGTTTCCTGTACCGAGGAATGCATACCTGTTTGTAAAACCTTTGGTTCCCATGGAATAGTCCATGCCTGCGGCTACGGAACTCATATTCCCGAAGAGCGAGAAGTCTTTGACCAAGTTGACTTCTCCGGCCCAGGATTCTCGCTTGGAGACGCCGGCTATACCGAGGATGTTGAAGTCGCCGTTAGGTACAATACCGCCTGGCTGATTCCCATAAGCATACGTATACTTCGTGGTGTCGTGGCTGTATTGGCCTTTAGCCTTCAGCCGAAAGCCTTGGACGAATTTCTTCTCGGCTTCGATGTGGGCGCTCTGATAATCGATCTTGAGCTCATTGTCAGGTCCCAGCAAGCTGTCCTGAATCCCAGCAGGGATCTGGCCCAAGGTATTCGTCGGAGTGCCATAGTAGCCCTTGCCTCTCAGATGCTGGATGTTGCCGGTCACGGTCACCGTGAAATCGTTCTCGGTGGCGAACCGGACGGAAGGCAGGAACGAAAAACGTTGATTGCCGGTATTGCGG
This window harbors:
- a CDS encoding type II toxin-antitoxin system VapC family toxin, coding for MRSKTARFAVLDTSVYIDNFRTGRFTFRLLQSSFIARCSSVVLHELLRGARTPLERKFVTELSRRCRVLTPTEQHWNQAAEVLRRMRRAEHYEANKIRDLAFDVLIALSARSIGAAVVTSNLHDFQTIQRYVSFHLICWE
- a CDS encoding TonB-dependent receptor, whose protein sequence is MRIRRKRHSLKSMHPGLAWIMATTAMVHFSVYAPEPARSKEPSNEEGTKKKKWGLPSGYRDQPNDNPLPDGWQSAPLPIDWPHTLARPRLVAQLGDDKQREFDFDILPQALASALIRFGEQTGIQFAYTAEDVENVRTGGVSGRRTSEDALRLLLIDTGLDYRVTGNNTVTLEKRNGAGAAAVGTGIGMGVAAAGAANAHSEGGTSDAPVNGTPAKPVKVPEVVVKEVAERPVVDSPDGYKADVSSEAVLRFPAPIQELPQSVSVVTRDSIRERRAVTQTEALEGVAGITKAPQFPGNGSDQVIIRGFQPNNADTPGYSRDNGLSAYNNYVADPTLYERIEVIKGASSFTSGLVTAGGFVNRLLKAPVKDNFVVTEAFAGSDGHYRTTLDANGVMPSIPQLSGRFVFSQNQDPEFFRNTGNQRFSFLPSVRFATENDFTVTVTGNIQHLRGKGYYGTPTNTLGQIPAGIQDSLLGPDNELKIDYQSAHIEAEKKFVQGFRLKAKGQYSHDTTKYTYAYGNQPGGIVPNGDFNILGIAGVSKRESWAGEVNLVKDFSLFGNMSSVAAGMDYSMGTKGFTNRYAFLGTGNIANPVVNVPFPSGFTGPPPDFASDHRFQQTGAFVQGLLRPFAGTTLMVALRGNWIGQQVNASFFGVGGNDIGLNTSRLTPQIGLSQRLIEGLNVYAAYGESLQPNFAITANRSLLDPMTGQTYEIGSKWEPLGKRIMLTAALFRTLLDNVATPDPAFPPNSGISIGGQSQRNQGLEVEVRGALLPELQVNLAYTYLDSEVTKSNVPGVVGANAFNTPHHTVSAFGSYDLSELLTKGLKFGAVVYYRSQVSSLPFPGLRDETFEGYTRADLFAIYAPLKWLTLQLNLNNLFDAGYIQGPNRYGAYNQFGAPRHVIGMVRMTF